One segment of Nostoc piscinale CENA21 DNA contains the following:
- the mrdA gene encoding penicillin-binding protein 2: MAVLHPSPLGGKKNTRTVGRNFQSIFLMIFTLTMLSGIGARLAYLQIVEGNTHRQRAESNRIRVIAKQPERGNIFDRNGKLLASTRYPRSVYLWPMAHTKPSWPIVGPRLASILDIPQADIEKKLDEAGANSSSLIRIARDLNEAQVTAIKEYENELPEVEIHTEAVRYYPHGTALAHVLGYTRELTAEQLKERKKDGYRLGDVIGQMGVEKAYEKLLRGEWGGQQVEVDGAGRPLRVLGEKQAKAGNDLHLTLDLDIQRAAEKALGDRDGAIVAINPKNGAVLALVSHPTFDPNIFSKQKLTQKDWESVQGEDHPLVNRALSAFPPASTFKIVTTTAGLESGKFSPSTILQTYGSLNIGGTRFGEWNHAGFGPLGFVGAMQWSSDTFFYQIGRGVGGPTLIEWTRKYGFGQKTGFEFASEETKGLVPDENWKQKAWKIPWTVGDTINMSIGQGALQTTPLQVAIMFAVPANGGYRVQPHLLKDNEDAQNWRESLNMKPTTVKILRDGLRKVVSDGTGKVLNKPTIPPVAGKSGTAEAWKRRVKQNHAWFGAYAPADNPDLLIVAFAEHSGGGGGSVAAPMILQIMEDYYQKKYPGKYQKPEAKKQ; this comes from the coding sequence ATGGCAGTATTACACCCTTCTCCTTTAGGTGGCAAAAAAAATACACGTACAGTCGGGCGCAATTTTCAGTCTATATTTTTGATGATATTTACCCTCACAATGTTAAGTGGCATCGGTGCGCGGTTAGCATATTTGCAAATTGTTGAGGGAAACACACACCGCCAACGCGCAGAGTCTAACCGCATTCGAGTTATTGCCAAACAGCCAGAACGGGGGAATATTTTTGACCGTAATGGCAAACTTCTGGCCAGTACTCGTTATCCTCGTTCTGTGTATCTTTGGCCAATGGCGCATACCAAACCTTCTTGGCCAATTGTGGGGCCGAGGTTAGCCAGCATTTTAGATATTCCCCAAGCAGACATTGAAAAAAAGCTAGACGAAGCAGGTGCAAATTCATCTTCTTTAATTAGAATTGCCCGTGATTTAAACGAAGCCCAAGTCACAGCAATCAAGGAGTATGAAAACGAACTACCAGAAGTTGAAATTCATACGGAAGCTGTGCGTTACTACCCCCACGGCACAGCCTTAGCTCATGTACTAGGTTATACCAGAGAATTAACGGCAGAACAGTTAAAAGAAAGAAAAAAAGATGGCTACCGTTTAGGTGATGTTATTGGCCAAATGGGAGTCGAAAAAGCTTATGAGAAACTATTGCGGGGTGAATGGGGTGGTCAGCAAGTAGAAGTAGATGGGGCTGGGCGACCATTGCGGGTATTAGGAGAAAAACAAGCCAAAGCCGGGAATGATTTGCATTTAACTTTAGATTTAGACATTCAAAGGGCTGCCGAAAAAGCTTTAGGCGATCGCGACGGTGCTATAGTAGCCATCAACCCCAAAAATGGTGCAGTTTTAGCCTTAGTTTCTCATCCCACCTTTGACCCCAACATCTTTTCTAAACAAAAACTCACGCAAAAAGACTGGGAATCAGTACAAGGTGAAGACCATCCCCTAGTGAATCGCGCCCTCAGCGCCTTTCCCCCCGCCAGCACCTTTAAAATTGTCACAACCACGGCTGGCTTAGAATCAGGAAAATTTTCTCCCAGCACCATTTTACAAACCTACGGTTCCTTAAATATTGGCGGAACCCGATTTGGCGAGTGGAACCATGCAGGTTTCGGGCCTTTGGGATTTGTCGGCGCGATGCAATGGAGTAGTGACACTTTCTTTTATCAAATAGGTAGAGGTGTTGGCGGCCCGACTTTAATTGAATGGACTCGTAAATATGGATTTGGTCAAAAAACTGGTTTTGAGTTCGCCTCAGAAGAAACCAAAGGTTTAGTCCCGGATGAAAATTGGAAACAAAAAGCTTGGAAAATACCCTGGACTGTAGGCGACACAATTAATATGTCTATTGGTCAAGGTGCTTTACAAACCACACCTTTACAAGTAGCGATTATGTTTGCAGTCCCCGCTAACGGCGGCTATCGAGTCCAGCCACATTTACTTAAAGATAATGAAGATGCTCAAAATTGGCGCGAATCTTTAAATATGAAGCCGACAACCGTTAAAATTTTGCGTGATGGACTACGCAAAGTTGTTTCTGACGGTACAGGTAAGGTTTTAAATAAACCCACAATTCCTCCTGTAGCGGGTAAAAGTGGTACAGCCGAAGCCTGGAAACGGCGTGTTAAACAAAATCATGCTTGGTTTGGTGCTTACGCACCAGCCGATAATCCAGACCTGCTAATTGTCGCCTTTGCAGAACATTCTGGTGGTGGTGGTGGTAGCGTCGCCGCCCCCATGATTCTACAAATTATGGAAGACTATTACCAAAAAAAATACCCAGGTAAATATCAAAAACCAGAGGCGAAAAAACAATAG